The Miscanthus floridulus cultivar M001 chromosome 7, ASM1932011v1, whole genome shotgun sequence genome includes a region encoding these proteins:
- the LOC136467687 gene encoding ankyrin repeat-containing protein At2g01680-like has translation MDLPPLSHQALFAAVRSADAAAVRALLADAEASGTSLAALAAAQTDAGETALYVAAEAGSEEVVRLLLPLYDFEAATVRSRLDLDAFHVAAKQGHTGVVKEFLGRWPGLCSVCDSSNTSPLYSAAVKDHLDVVNAILDTDDSCIRIVRKNGKTSLHTAARIGYHRIVQALIERDPGIVPIKDRKGQTALHMAVKGKNTDVVEDLLMADVSILNVRDKKGNTALHIATRKWRPQMVQLLLSYETLEVNAINSQNETAMDLADKVPYGESKTEIIEWLTEAGAKNARNVGKIDEASELRRTVSDIKHNVQAQLSENAKTNKRVTGIRKELQKLHREAIQNTINSVTMVATLIASIAFVAIFNLPGQYFQDVNSGGDIGEAHIAKLTGFRLFCLLNATALFISLAVVLVQITLVAWETGAQKQIIKIVNKLMWTACLSTGAAFISLAYVVVGPQHAWMAFTVSAIGGPIMIGTLLFLAYLLLRPRFKFGEDRQRRIKRASGSKSFSWSLHDGFSDLEAFSDHEKRIYAL, from the exons ATGGATCTCCCGCCGCTCTCCCACCAGGCGCTCTTCGCCGCCGTCCGATCCGCCGACGCGGCCGCGgtccgcgcgctcctggccgaCGCCGAGGCGTCGGGCACCTCCCtggccgcgctcgccgccgcgcAGACGGACGCCGGGGAGACCGCGCTGTACGTCGCCGCGGAGGCCGGCAGCGAGGAGGTCGTGCGCCTCCTCCTCCCGCTCTACGACTTCGAGGCCGCCACCGTCCGCTCACGCCTCGACCTCGACGCCTTCCATGTCGCCGCCAAGCAGGGCCACACCG GGGTTGTGAAAGAGTTCTTGGGGCGGTGGCCCGGGCTTTGCTCAGTTTGTGACTCTTCCAACACTAGTCCTCTCTACTCCGCTGCTGTCAAGGATCACTTGGATGTGGTAAATGCTATACTGGACACTGATGATAGCTGCATAAGGATTGTGCGGAAAAATGGGAAGACATCCCTACATACTGCTGCAAGAATTGGATACCATCGTATTGTCCAAGCACTCATTGAGAGGGATCCAGGAATCGTTCCGATCAAGGATAGGAAGGGACAAACTGCGCTTCACATGGCTGTGAAGGGCAAAAATACAGATGTAGTGGAAGATTTACTGATGGCTGATGTTTCCATTCTCAATGTGCGCGACAAGAAAGGAAATACTGCCTTGCACATAGCTACACGGAAATGGAGGCCCCAG ATGGTACAACTTCTTCTTAGCTATGAAACACTTGAAGTCAATGCTATCAATAGTCAAAATGAAACAGCTATGGATTTGGCTGACAAAGTTCCTTATGGTGAGTCTAAAACGGAAATAATAGAGTGGCTGACAGAGGCTGGTGCAAAGAATGCCAGAAATGTGGGGAAAATTGATGAAGCATCAGAACTGAGGAGAACTGTGAGTGATATCAAGCACAATGTTCAGGCACAGCTTAGCGAGAATGCTAAGACCAATAAACGAGTGACTGGGATTCGCAAAGAATTGCAGAAACTGCATAGAGAAGCTATTCAGAACACCATCAATTCAGTCACCATGGTAGCAACCCTGATTGCCTCCATTGCCTTCGTTGCCATATTCAATTTGCCAGGTCAATACTTCCAAGATGTGAATAGTGGGGGGGACATTGGTGAGGCTCACATAGCCAAGCTTACTGGTTTTCGTCTCTTCTGCCTTCTGAATGCCACTGCTCTCTTCATTTCCCTCGCGGTGGTCCTTGTGCAGATCACCTTGGTTGCCTGGGAAACTGGTGCCCAGAAGCAAATTATCAAGATTGTAAATAAGCTCATGTGGACGGCATGCCTTAGTACAGGTGCGGCTTTTATCTCGCTGGCCTATGTTGTAGTTGGCCCGCAGCATGCCTGGATGGCcttcacagtatcagccatcggAGGGCCGATCATGATTGGAACCCTCCTTTTCCTAGCCTATCTGCTGTTGCGCCCACGGTTCAAGTTCGGCGAAGACAGACAGCGCCGCATCAAGAGGGCAAGCGGCAGCAAGTCCTTCTCCTGGTCACTCCATGATGGTTTTTCAGATCTGGAAGCCTTCTCTGATCATGAGAAGAGGATCTATGCCCTGTAG